aaataccACATCAATCCTCAAATACAATTCCTACCCCTCTAAAACTTAAAATGACATGCGACGAGGGGAAAAATCTCAActaaactaaaaatagaaagtacaaatgtgtgtgtgtgtgtgtgtgtgtgtgtgtgaaaaCTTAAAATGACATGCGACGAGGGGAAAAATCTCAActaaactaaaaatagaaagtacaaatgtgtgtgtgtgtgtgtctctctctctctctctgtgtctgtgtgtgtgtgtgtgtgtgtgtgtgtatgtgtgaaGCGTTGTAGTTCAGTCACGGCTTCGCGCCAAAACTTCTTGAACTTGTCACTGAAATGTTGGATATAAAAAAGgatgagaacaaaccacacatTCTCAGTAGGGAAGGAAATACCATCAAAGCAAAGAGATACCTGCAAATAGAAATAATTctattataaaaatagtttatcttttaaataacCCTTTGGAAAAATCCTGTGAAAAATATTACTTTGAAAATGTCGTTATGAATCTTCTTTAGTTTACAAATCCGTAAAGTAAATCATTTAACAAGGGAAAAGACCAAAGGCGTGCCTAATGGCTTCCTACCCAACAAACTTACATCGGTTATTCCTATCCATCCAATACATAAACTAGAGTAACAGGACAATACCAAATCCAATCGGCCTCAACCTCCATCACTACATCAGAAACAACCCCCAGCATTACCACCGCCAGCATGAAGGATCTCTCAGTTTCAAACACAGACAAAACAATACAAAGAATACACAAATAAAGAGTACAGACAGAGCAATTAGATCAAATAGCGGATAGATGCAATTATTCAAATAGGAAAACCAAATACAAGATGCACACCTAAATAATGCACACAAAGacaaatgatgcatgtctgtcctatggctaatgatctcatctgtcggttatacagtCAAATCCGACATGTCCGGCAGCGAACCCTGGACAGTCCATCGATGCACGCATCCCCAAAAGGAATTCACATCTCAAGAAAGAATTATTCGGAAAGGTATAAGTGTCCAGCCATATCTTGCGACGGAGGGTCAACAATGTCTCAAGTCTCATCCTGGATCAAATGGGACGAACCACTGTATCTACCCAAGAAGACTCACGACTCAGATATCTCAATTACCAACCCAGAGCAAGTGAGACAAAACCACAATTCTTGCATCTACCCAGGTGATTTCAAtctcaatcaaatttaattcaTTACGCAAGCGGGATAACACCCAAACTTTGCCAATTTAGCCATACTCAGTCATCATCAATCTCATCATCAGATTTATCATTTACCATAATCGTCACTAATCACATTATTAATGACATAATCATCATCCTCAATCACAATCTCTTGCACATATCTCAACTTAATTAAGTTTTCATTATAAACTTCATATTAATCTCACTTCTCATCAATGACCTCATACTAGACATAATTCTCATCATAATCATAAACTCCACTCTGCTTCCTACGCCGCACACTCCAATGCTTAACAGGTTAGGCTTAGACCGTTACATACAACTTGTGGGTATGAGGTCTCTAATACGACACCCTAGACTCGAAGTCAAGGTTGCATACCAACTCAAATAGAACATAATCATTCATAATCAACCTCATTTTAACTCAAACATGGTCTATTCCATTCAACTTCATTAAATCATTTTTCTAATTAATCACTTTATAGATTGACAAGCCAAACTTCTATAATCCTCAATTTCAATTTAATACTCCCAAAGTCCTCACATGTTATCTCATAACTCTAATAAATTAACATTTCATCTTTCTTCAAGTATCTCCCTTTTCTTCAACTCCATTACCTAATTCTATTAATATTATCTCCTTTCACACTTCCTAAATCAAACCCGTAGATTGATAAAgtaatttactttttaaaaactttaattaagtaaataaattttttttgttgttattcaaaattaaataagttaaatcataaaccaatttcACGATTTAACAAAATCATAGAActcatttttcatttaaaacaaTTCATTTAAGCCAGATTTTTCAAACCAATTTCAAAACCATTTCTAGCTTTAAAACTTTTCAACAAGGTTCAAAGTCATACcagttaaaaattgaaaatcCTAATTGAAAACCCTAAAAGCATTTATTCTCAAATccaatattttaattattttaaaatcctTAAAGATTTTCAAGACATATctcttttgaaaaaattaatcaaaccaaactctttctTTTAACCAAgattttcaaaacttttcaattttttacaaaaattttggCAGAACCTTCTTTAAAAACTAGAGTTTACCACCATTTACAGATTTTTTCAATTCAACCTCAACTGGCTTCTATAGCCAACAATAACATTTAAAATCAATCCAACGCCATAATCGACATAGTCGAGCATTCTAAATTTCGTTCCAAATTCAAAATCATTGTCTAGTATAGTCATAATTATTGCAAACGTCATAACTTATTCAATCAGCTTCGCCAGAATTTAGAAATCAACCAATCAATAACACAAACAGTCATATATTCAAACCACAGCAGAAAATCATTTACATTGCAGGCATTCATTTATTTGCATTAATCTACTAAACTTGTTATACTAAACTTGTCAAGTATTCAAAGTTTAAAGCATATTTAATTAACCCCTACCTTAGTCAAAACCCAAAAATTAAACCCgacaattcctcttttattgttgatttttaaCAGCGGTAACAACCTCGATGATCTCCAAACAAATTGATGAGATATATAAAAATTACATAGTTTCAACTTGATATAAAATAGgtgaagaagatatgatgaggtgctaaaaattttaaaacggGCTTGATGGGTTCGTGTTAAGTTATTATGGTCGGCATTCACACGTCCTTATTCGTTTaacaaaccaaaaaaaaaacttcaTTGTTTTCCAAGTCACTTATCACTCCATTTCAAGTTCACTCGAATATCTAACATCATCCCCATCACTCTATCTTATATGAAAAACTCCTCAACTTTCATTCCTTTCAAACTCTCATCTTGATCTACGTCCAACCATTAACTTTGACTTCCAACTAACTCACTCAAGGCTTTAAACTCACTTGTTATCAAGCGGCAATTTGATTAATCGACTTTATTATTGCGAAAATCTTAATAATCTGACATGCATTTAAACACGTCAATACAATATTATTATCTCACGTTGTTCGATCACTTAACAACTTATTGCGAGTCTTTCTTAACAACTTATTGCTCTATCTTTctctcctcttctctctttctctgaCAAGCTCATCCCTTCTCTCTCCTTGTCTCTACTTTATGTCTCCCTCACTTCGTCCCTCTTGACCAACAGTTTAACAGCAGTAATATCtttctttatctctttaatGGTATCCCTCCTCTAGACCGATAGTGAGGCTAATTTTGATTGTTATGAAGAAGAGAGATTAGGAATTCTTTTAATTAGCAAGGGTATTTTAATAATTTCACTTATTTAAGTCTCTATTTTTATCTAAATCAAACATGATACTAAGATATAATTCAATCTTATACACTTTACAATAACacaatacaaaaatttaatttagtctCAATTTCTCTCTCtatcagtctcaatatctcctCCAAATATATCCTAAAAGACTATCTTCTTATGTATTTAGCAACTAAAATAGAAAGTTCTttgttagttaaaaaaataactatagaAGAActaaattttgagaaaaatgaGTTAAAACTTCAATTACATTGGTCTTTATAACACATCTAAGAAGAAAAAGCATACATTTAATAAACTTATTACGATTATATATTATGGAAAAGAGATTTTGGCTTTATTTATGATTATGgaatacaatatttttttggaACTTGATTTCAGTTGAATTTCACAGTAAAATGTagtaaatttttattcaaatgtcatttcatatataataattcataaTAGAAGAATGGAGTACATTTAAAGTTCAAAATACTATCAAATGTAATTGAGAATTTCATAATCAATATCTAACTCAATTACTTTCAAACAATATTGTTAGTAAGAACTAAACTCATAATTTGAAAAGACTTTTTGATTAGTACATACTATTATAAAACATTTGAAAAAATGCTTGAATCAtatcttgattttttttaacacaACTTTACCTTTTAGAGAAAAATTGGTTGTGCTAAACGAACAAATTAACTTTGTTCCTTGAATAATTAATATCACTTATATTTGTATTGTaacaaaagttttttttttattttgtggaAAGGATCTGtatcaataattattattttacgtATTGATAATTTAAGATTTTAGACATAAATCCTTTTTATCATTTTACAAAAATTAAGACAATATATTGTGCATccagttatttatttatcttattttttagcAATTTTGATAGGTGTTTAAActactaacaaaaaaatataacattgtttctaaatataaatacaacTACTTCAATTCAAAAATAGACAAAAGATGTTGGTAAGTATCAACAAGTAACAATGTTAGTTATATTACTGATTCAAGAATAAATgatactaaaatataaaataattctaaataaattttaacaaaaataaattttcataataatttattttgcaatgataataaaaaaagataattcaAAGACAAATTTTATCTCATGTTAGATTGTATTTGTCCAAATCAATTTTAACATAATAGTAAAAATTTGAAAGTTTCAttcataaatcataaaaaatatctaCAAATTTAACcactaatattatttaaagaaaaatctttaaaaatataaatatttcaaTCACAAATTATATATTAAGATTAATGAGTAATTATTATACTTTAAAAACaagtaaattattatttattgattttattatttttaatattaaaaatagttaaactttaaatttaattaactttataaaattttcatagcaaaaattattatgtatatttttatttaaaaaattaaaaaaaatactttatatattttgtatgtTATCCTATGTAGAACACAAATACATATACTAattatgtttttaaaaaaaaaaatcgaaagcGGAAGTATTTGGAGACAAATTAACATAAAAAAGAAGCATGAGTTGGAGACTTTACTAATGGCACATCTTATGCCTCTAAAAAGGCTACACCTGGGTTCGAGAGCTGGTTGAGTCTAATTGTGAACATGAACCCTTTATTGTTGTGTGTAGTGTGGGTAAGTATTATAATgacaaaaatactaataatagaAGAGAAGTAAGGGTATTTCAGCATCTTTACCTTAGCAGAATACTTTAGTATACTCCCTAACTCCTATCATTGATGATAAACTGATAAACAAATTGTGTCGCTATGACTTTCTCTGGAATACTCAAAGCTTATTTCGCCATGACTTGACTCTGCTATTGAAGGCTTCTATTTCATTGCTCAAATTTGATGCATCCTTAGTTCTTACCATTAACCAATAATTTGACCATGACAACAAATTGTACATAGTGTGCATAGTGTTGTTAACATCAATAATTTAAGATTTCATTTGTCCATTAGACCATTACACATCTTGTAATAATCTGGATTTATATGAATCTGTCCAAAAGCATGAACTTAGAACTCAGAAAGCAACTAGTCAGTTgattttctctttcttgccaGAATGGAAGCTATCTGGAATCTAGGTCCGCCCCTTCGCCACTTCTTGAAGGATACCATTGCAGCTTGAGCTGCCTCATACActacaataataaaaagaaaacaagaaataaatttataaaaaaaaaaaatcaatagcTTCGAGCTAAAAGAATTTGACAACATATTGAATAGTGAAAGCATGATTCATTTAGCAGGCAGCACAAGTCTTACAACTGATCTCTTCTTTTGTCAAAATAGTCCAGAATTTGGAACCAGCTGCAAATGCTGTAGTATGTGCCTTGGTGAGAACTTCCTTGTACCTACTCTTGAATGCCGACAACAACAGAAACCCAATGGTTCTATCACTAACTCTGCCATAAATGAAAAATTACATTAACTTAGGAATAAAATTCAGAAGTGATTTGAATAGCTGCACGAAGTAGCACAAGACAAAAGCAAACTAAAGAAAAAGAACATAATTTGAAGatttcaattaatttaaattttaccagaaagcaattaaaaggaaattatgcactttctatttattttgatGTTAATCTCCTGTGTACACACTACTTAAAGGTTGCTTAGGCTTATAGACTGGAGCTACTTTTCACACATTtaaaatgcaataaatttcatgttTGATGATAAACCAAACTGAAGATGACATATCTACAGACCATTCACTTTTTGAAAGAATTATCCAAAGCCTGTGAACAAATTTATGAGATTTTGTCATCTTATTGTCTTAACTTTTGCGGCAAAATTTTGGTAGTAAAAATCTGATTGAAGTGGTGCATGAACACTTAAGTAACCAAAAGGTGAGGTTCCCAGGCTTATACAAGATTTGAAGGATGTTGGCAACCATGTACTATCTTCCAAAGATAAAACCAAGGAGAAAAATGTCATAACATAAGAACATAACAGGTTAAAGcaaaagagaaataaataacAGTTTAGATAAAAACCAAGAGAGCATGAGCAATAGCAAGACTTACATGGGTGCTATCTTGCAACCAAATTCATAGAAGAATGGACATCTAGACCTCAAATCCACACTTGCAGAATCAGCCTGGATCTCTAACCTTGTTCTAAAATCAAGGACCACCAACACCAAATAAGAAAATATTGGTTAACACTTTTTAACTTAAAAGTCAAGCAATGTAACAATAATAGAATCAAGCTGTTATCATTCCTCATGTACATAAGTACATTTGACTGGGAATGCCAATtcacattttaaaatttgtgtagAAAACTGTTTTAGTACATAACATTTGGATCAAGTCTCAGTTTCATCTCTAACATTTGGAACGTCCTATTTTTGTCTTAGAAGGTTTCAAATGGACTCAATGTTGTCCCACCATTGAATATGCATGAAATACCTAACATCATTAGTGTGTGACTGCATGTTTAGTGAAAGGTTATTAATTAAACAATCGCCGCTCTTAATATGTATGAACATGTCAATGTTGTGATTGTAGAAGTAAAGGAAAAACTAATAATGATTATGTTAGAAGATATTAGGGTTTACTTGATCAATAAGTAGGTTGATAATGAGACCAACATGGTGGCAATAGCTACGTTGACAATAGATGTTGAGAATACTTGTTTAACTAATCACAGTTATTTGTACATATTACTAAGGgtgttaagtatttttttcGGGATTTAACTGAGAGACAACATTGAATTGATTTGAATTCTTCTAGAACAAAAACAAGACAATACAAACCTTAGAGACAAAACTAAGATTTAGCCCAAACAACAAGAACTAAAATAGTACTTTATCCTTAAAATTTCTATGAAACCCATGTAAGCTTAATGTTGATAATTTTTCTGCATTGTTTCACACAACATAATGACAAACTAATGTAACTgctatactaaaaacaatgtaGGTAACATATATATGATATCAGAGGAGATACAGCAGAGGATCAATagcaagaacaagaagatgaagTTTGTGTGTAAACAAATGTATTGGTATTATTCTCAATGAGTTCAATTGAACCCTTGATTACAAAACAGAGAGGCCACAAATTTTAATCTCCTAAACTTAGCACGGAAGGCTACATCTCAGCCACATGTCACAGATTAGAGAAAATATCCTAATCTGTTATGTTAGAATCATAACAAACTAATTAGGCTCATTAGGATTTAACTCTTCTAATTTCTGTTTTGGGGGTTTATCACTAACAATATATGTTTCATATCTAGTAGAAGCCCTAGAATGATCAGCAAAAGTATTAAGAACAATAAGAGTTCTTAAATTGCTTCCTCACTAAAGACATGTTCAATTATATGATAGAATGTGTTTTTAAGTTGTAAAGAAGGCATAAATGAGGTCATTACTTTTGATTGAAACAAGGAGGAACATGGACTGATACTGCTTGTCTCAACTGTAGTTCATGAGCAAGCCAAAAAGGCAGTTCAACTTTTGAACCTGTTTCAATCTGAAAATGAAATATTCTAACATCAAGTCACCAAGTCTGGTGCCACTACTGGTGATTATTTCATTCAGAAATACAAAAGGCAGTGTCAATGGCTCTTACAAAGTCTGTTTCAGAACTGGGATCTATCCCCACTCCAGATGCTGGCTTCTGAAATATAACTGACACAATCTGGAACCATATCACAAGAATTCACAAGCATTAACAATTTATTCTCAAAGCATGccctttattttcaaaatttatcgtCAAATCAAAACATTAACCTCTCATTCAACTTGAAATTTATTAGTTGGAAAATTAGAAGCATTAATTTGTTAATCAAGTTTGAGGGTATTAAGTGTACCTCTTCCTCTGTGATAATATCATCAATATCATAGTATTTTGCCATCCCACTCTAAAACTTTGCTGCTATTACCAGTTTCTCTTTAACCCATCAAAAAGAGACAACTGCATCGCACAAAGAAATTTCAAACTTAACACCTTTGTGTGTGTGACTGTGTGTGAAATTTAAAATCCCTAGCATTAgcatttaaaaaacaaaattaatacaATAGTTTGGGAGAAAACGACAAATTGAACGCAAATAGAGGGATGCAAGGAGTTTCTGATCATGTTGGAATGAAAATGATTACAGTCTGGTCTAGATCCTTTTTCGTGGCGCTGCATGCGCCCGCACGCATGGTGGGGGATTGTGTTGACCAACTCACCCAAAAAACTCAAGATCACAATTAACAAAACAATTAAGATATTTGTGAGTGAGAACATTCATCGAACAGTTGGTGTGCTGGTCCCAAATGTCGAAACAAAAAGCCAAAACAATTGCAGAGTGAACATGTACCCGAAGGAGAGAGAGGAAGCGGAAGAAATGGCGGAGCAGAAGCAGAGGTGAATGGCGGGGCAGTGGCAGACGCGAATGGCGGAGAAACACAGGTGAACGACGGAGCACCACCGACCACTAACTTAGCAAACACACGGCGAACGCGAGGGAAAGGAGCAAAAGCAGCAGCAGTGGCGGCGAGCACAGGAGGAGTGGAGGCCGGAGAGTGTCTCTAGTGAGATGTGTATTGTGTTGTGTTtatcttctctttctttctttctttctttctttcttcttctgtgtGAAATTTATGATGATTCAAACTTTGGCGCCTTTTTGTAAGAGAATTTTCAATTTTGTGTGTTTATCCGTAATGGCGGGTTTTAAAATTtgtactatttttaatttgaacCCTGAAGAAGAAAGGTGACTGATGAGGTAGGGACTTGGTGCCTGTGCCAACTGCCAAGATTAATAATAAGGATTTAGTTAATATTAACCAACATTCAACTAGTCAACTATAAGTCaatttgttattaattaaaaattatttaaattttattttttttaaaatataaaatcaataaatattaattacagTTGTTTAAAActgattaaaaattatttatctatattttttcttttaaaatatatgtaaaattattaaaaatacaaataaaatttttatgtatttaagacaacaaaaaatttaaaaatttatatttattcatACCCTTATCCAAAATTCCTAACCAGACTCTGATCTCAACAATTTTATTAGAAAAAGGGAACGGTTATCTACTATCAAAGGTGAAACTACTCTAAAAGGTAATTATCTATTCTAATATAAATACACTAACACCCTCAGGTATATTCAGAACCCAATCTATTAAAAATATGCTTAAACTCTTgataacttaagcatcggagtctcttgcaagTACCATCCTCCCCCCAACCTCCTTACGAGGAACTCGGACGGTGGCACCAGTAGAAGTTGGACTCTGCCCTAAAAAGAATCTAGACCTCACGTTCAGGCCCAAAAGCAACCCAGTTTCAGGTAACTAACCCTTgaaacattggcgccattgctGGGGACTTAGAAGTCTATATCCAATCATAGCAGACAATCAGTTTGAAGACGGACATACAGCATTCGAATCTGAACCAGAGCACCATAATGATGACTGAGCACTCGTGATACCTCCACGACCAAATAGAACAAGTAATCCTAATGGGGATAGAACATCAGGAAACCCTCATCCCAGGTAAATCAACTCAGAGGTACATCCACCCGAGAATGAGGAGTCTCTACACCCAACAGAAATCATGGGACTTGTACACGGGCATCATGGCTGACCGAAGTAACTCGAGCAGGAGATAGAGCGACaaagagaagctaaaaaaaagaCATGTGAAGAGAAGTACGACGTCGAAGAGAATTATAAGAAAAGCTTCTGAAGTTAGAAGCCGACTTACGAAACAAGAGCAATCATGCAGATCGAAAAGAAAGTCCTTTTGGTGGAGAAGGTCTATTCATAGAAGAGATCATGCGGGCTAGAATTTCAAGAAACTTTAAAAGCCCCGAaatggacctctatgatggaacaATTGACCCAAGAcatcatctcagtaattttAAAAGTCAGATGTATTTGGCTAATGTGTCCGATGCAACCCGTTGCAAATCTTTGCCGACAACATTAACTAAAGCGGCAATAAAGTGGTTTGATATCTTATCACCTAGATCAGTGACTTATTTTGATGATCTCGCAAGGAAGTTTCTCACCTGATGTTTTATTCAGAAAGATAAATTCAAGCACGCTCCAAGTCTCCTAGGATTTAAACAAGAGGTCGGAAAAACACTCTGAGTTtatatggaaagattcaacaaagcttgcttgaaaatttagaatttaCCTCCAGAAACAGTAATAATGAGGTTAGTTAATGACCTTAAAGAAGGGTCATTCTCTCAATCTATATCAAAGCGACATCCTACCTCTTTGTACAAAGTACAAGAATGGgcagaaaagtacatcaacatggagaaaaATTTTCGACTTAGAAAACCAATTTCAAGGCAAAACCTTTCCTTATCAAGCTCGGGATAAAGATAAGGAAGCAAATAAAAATGATGAATACAACTCGGACAAGTCTCGAAGGTATCATAACTACATCCCGCTCCAAGTTTCTCTTGTTGACATCTACAAGAAAATTTGCCATAATGAAAAACTTCCACCCCCTCATCCCATCAAGAACAAGAAAGCCAGAAGTCGGACaaaatattgtgaatatcacaaactaTATGGGTGTTTCATCAATGGTTGCTATGATATGAAAAACGTGATAGAAAAACTGGCCAGAGAAGGTCGGTTAGAAAGATACATCGCAGAAAGATCCGACAATTtgggaaaaaagaagaaaggtgATGAAGACAGGGGTTGACGAGATCGGGCACCACAAATTCCTGATAGGCACATCCACATGATAGTTGGAAGATTTGCAGGAGGAAGGGTAACCAAgtcttc
This sequence is a window from Arachis stenosperma cultivar V10309 chromosome 10, arast.V10309.gnm1.PFL2, whole genome shotgun sequence. Protein-coding genes within it:
- the LOC130956954 gene encoding DNA replication complex GINS protein PSF3-like: MAKYYDIDDIITEEEIVSVIFQKPASGVGIDPSSETDFIETGSKVELPFWLAHELQLRQAVSVHVPPCFNQKTRLEIQADSASVDLRSRCPFFYEFGCKIAPIVSDRTIGFLLLSAFKSRYKEVLTKAHTTAFAAGSKFWTILTKEEISLYEAAQAAMVSFKKWRRGGPRFQIASILARKRKSTD